In Streptomyces sp. P3, one DNA window encodes the following:
- a CDS encoding maleylpyruvate isomerase family mycothiol-dependent enzyme, protein MPPAKKRARTYDPAKTRSAVTAQFGNVRRAVGTLTPEQLALPTRLPGWTVRELAAHVTMAVETVSRNIERDEPAKAELTLLEWPFATAARAAEIGERTRELAAADPDLDVLYARTGERFAAALAAVPGDRLLATRTGAMSLADYLVTRTVELAVHTDDLNAAVPGLDVPYDRQALAAATRLLADALAAKAPGGATEVRIPPYAVVQCVEGPRHTRGTPPNVVETDPLTWIRLATGRVTWEDAVQQAKVAASGERADLAALLPLMG, encoded by the coding sequence CGGTGACGGCCCAGTTCGGGAACGTGCGACGTGCCGTGGGAACCCTCACGCCCGAGCAGCTCGCACTGCCCACGCGGCTGCCGGGATGGACCGTGCGGGAGCTGGCCGCGCACGTGACCATGGCGGTGGAGACCGTCAGCCGCAACATCGAGCGGGACGAACCCGCGAAGGCGGAGCTCACCCTCCTGGAGTGGCCGTTCGCCACCGCCGCCCGCGCCGCCGAGATCGGCGAGCGCACCCGGGAGCTCGCCGCGGCCGACCCCGATCTGGACGTCCTCTACGCCCGCACCGGGGAGCGCTTCGCCGCCGCCCTCGCCGCCGTCCCCGGCGACCGGCTGCTGGCGACCCGCACCGGCGCCATGAGCCTGGCCGACTACCTCGTCACCCGCACCGTCGAGCTGGCCGTGCACACCGACGACCTGAACGCGGCCGTCCCCGGTCTGGACGTCCCGTACGACCGCCAGGCGCTCGCCGCCGCCACCCGGCTCCTCGCCGACGCCCTCGCCGCCAAGGCACCCGGCGGCGCGACCGAGGTGCGGATCCCGCCGTACGCCGTCGTGCAGTGCGTCGAGGGCCCCCGGCACACCCGGGGCACCCCGCCCAACGTCGTGGAGACCGACCCGCTGACCTGGATCCGGCTGGCCACCGGCCGGGTGACCTGGGAGGACGCCGTCCAGCAGGCGAAGGTCGCGGCGAGCGGCGAGCGGGCGGACCTCGCGGCGCTGCTCCCCCTGATGGGCTGA
- a CDS encoding META domain-containing protein, with amino-acid sequence MSRQRHSPTHAHPYRRRTALTAAVLLVPLAAACGGEKAGGEQPGSGEVRAEQPVTGVRWNVDSVTVDGAVQRAPSGAYVEIEDGKAAGNYGCNHFTAKAAVQGDRVRFSDARSTRMACEKQPMAFERTLAGTLADGTLTAEVDGATLTLGTTDGDQVRLTRK; translated from the coding sequence ATGTCCAGGCAGAGGCACAGCCCCACGCACGCGCACCCGTACCGGCGCCGCACGGCGTTGACCGCCGCCGTCCTGCTCGTCCCGCTCGCCGCGGCCTGCGGAGGCGAGAAGGCGGGCGGCGAGCAGCCCGGCAGCGGCGAGGTGCGCGCCGAACAGCCCGTCACCGGGGTCAGGTGGAACGTCGACAGCGTCACCGTCGACGGGGCCGTCCAGCGCGCCCCTTCCGGCGCGTACGTCGAGATCGAGGACGGGAAGGCGGCCGGCAACTACGGCTGCAACCACTTCACCGCGAAAGCCGCCGTCCAGGGCGACCGCGTCCGGTTCAGCGACGCGCGGTCGACGAGGATGGCCTGCGAGAAACAGCCCATGGCGTTCGAGCGCACACTGGCCGGCACGCTCGCCGACGGGACCCTCACCGCCGAGGTCGACGGCGCCACGCTGACCCTCGGCACCACCGACGGCGACCAGGTCCGACTGACCAGGAAATGA